In Vibrio diazotrophicus, the following proteins share a genomic window:
- a CDS encoding ADP-ribosylglycohydrolase family protein: MSNFRRQATINSALWAAYADALGFITELANSKATVKSRSGQETILETIPWKRKLEGIYGTQVELPKGTYSDDTQLRLSTSRAINGRGYFDVEAFAKCELPVWLSYALGAGRGTKIATNNLIKKSINWYSNFYSQKDSKYIQGGGNGAAMRIQPHVWAATNLHDIESYIVDVIKNSIVTHGHPRGILGAIFHSLSLARVLRNEKLSLESLKEDAFICSRASVFIKQDDMLETFWVHQWEAETKLSLDDAFANGAEELLTDIESVSTWVESTDTNYTQLTNIMGLTNPEQRGSGTKTALAASLLLLKSYTSTNAHKLLVDVVNELKSDTDTIGTMFGALYGAQANALPPGHIQDYDYIVSEANRMYRLSVGEDTETFEYPDALNWIPNRSSLDNSMVATNNKVHIDLFGELTPISVSYEDRKNEYLFKWYLTKHGFSILLKRRVFKELLEEEPQCAPNTISSVDNPSIHNSDSYDTAQISATASTQSKTVALTPMVYDMKALAREAIESNFDETLIGQHIKLLAKKKNYSIESVIAYSSIIANAFNNDPTT, from the coding sequence ATGAGCAATTTTCGTAGACAGGCAACAATTAATTCTGCTCTTTGGGCTGCTTACGCGGATGCCTTGGGATTTATAACAGAATTAGCGAATTCTAAAGCTACCGTGAAGTCTCGTAGCGGCCAAGAGACCATATTGGAAACTATCCCATGGAAAAGGAAACTTGAAGGTATCTATGGGACACAAGTTGAATTACCCAAAGGAACATACTCTGATGATACCCAACTAAGACTTAGTACATCGAGAGCTATAAATGGTAGAGGATATTTCGATGTAGAAGCATTTGCCAAATGCGAATTGCCTGTCTGGCTAAGCTACGCATTAGGTGCCGGTCGCGGTACGAAAATCGCCACGAACAATTTAATAAAAAAATCTATTAACTGGTATTCAAATTTTTATTCTCAAAAGGATTCAAAATATATTCAAGGTGGCGGAAATGGCGCGGCAATGAGAATTCAACCTCATGTTTGGGCGGCCACTAATTTACATGACATCGAAAGCTACATAGTCGATGTCATTAAAAACTCAATAGTAACTCACGGACATCCTAGAGGCATATTGGGTGCTATTTTTCATTCACTATCGTTAGCTAGAGTACTACGAAATGAGAAACTGTCGTTAGAATCACTTAAGGAAGATGCTTTCATCTGTAGTCGTGCATCTGTTTTTATAAAGCAAGACGATATGTTGGAAACTTTTTGGGTTCACCAATGGGAAGCGGAGACTAAACTAAGCTTAGATGATGCGTTTGCTAATGGAGCAGAAGAATTACTTACAGATATTGAAAGTGTATCCACGTGGGTAGAGTCTACTGACACCAATTATACTCAACTCACAAACATAATGGGCTTAACAAATCCCGAGCAACGTGGTTCTGGAACAAAAACAGCACTCGCAGCCTCTCTGCTATTATTAAAAAGCTATACCTCAACCAATGCACATAAACTTTTAGTTGATGTAGTGAATGAATTGAAATCAGATACCGATACAATTGGAACAATGTTTGGTGCTCTGTATGGAGCTCAAGCTAATGCATTGCCGCCTGGCCACATTCAGGATTATGACTATATAGTTTCTGAAGCAAACCGAATGTATCGTCTAAGTGTAGGCGAGGATACTGAGACGTTTGAATACCCTGACGCTTTGAATTGGATTCCAAATCGTTCATCACTAGATAATTCTATGGTGGCGACCAATAATAAAGTCCATATTGATCTATTTGGAGAACTGACCCCGATTTCGGTATCTTATGAAGACAGGAAAAATGAATATTTATTTAAATGGTATTTAACGAAACACGGTTTTTCTATTCTCTTAAAGAGACGAGTCTTTAAAGAACTGCTCGAAGAAGAACCTCAGTGCGCTCCTAACACAATTTCGAGTGTTGACAATCCATCTATTCATAACTCGGATTCTTATGATACGGCTCAAATATCTGCCACTGCGAGTACTCAAAGTAAAACTGTAGCCCTAACTCCCATGGTGTACGATATGAAGGCTTTAGCTAGAGAAGCTATTGAGAGTAACTTTGATGAAACATTAATTGGGCAACATATAAAGCTACTTGCAAAAAAGAAAAACTACTCCATAGAGAGCGTCATAGCCTATTCATCTATAATTGCGAACGCATTTAATAACGACCCAACAACATGA
- the ybgF gene encoding tol-pal system protein YbgF, whose product MFSNLKRLITLTLLASAANSSFAAPAPVSDLSNNSSSQTSSTRTASSESEVQRLERLLETRARLQVQMQQQLDTMALEINELRGQIEKNNYDMQQMLQRQRELFVELDRVRGEMKKPAPAAAASNDEDVPQGTFSSDADEQAAYQNAVDLILKKRDYAGAIAAFQQFQKDYPNSNFAPNAHYWLGQLYFAKKQDKEAATSFAAVVSYKESNKRADALVKLGDIAKRNNNEAQAKKYYQQVVDEYPTSASAKVASENLK is encoded by the coding sequence ATGTTCAGTAACTTAAAGCGCCTGATCACGCTTACGTTACTGGCAAGTGCAGCGAACAGTTCGTTCGCTGCACCAGCTCCAGTATCTGATCTCAGCAATAATTCATCTAGCCAAACCTCTTCTACTCGAACAGCTTCTTCAGAATCGGAAGTTCAGCGATTAGAGCGTCTGCTTGAAACTCGTGCGCGCCTTCAAGTGCAAATGCAGCAGCAGCTAGACACCATGGCTCTCGAAATCAATGAATTACGTGGGCAGATAGAAAAAAATAACTACGATATGCAGCAGATGTTACAACGCCAAAGGGAGTTGTTTGTCGAGCTTGACCGTGTTCGTGGTGAAATGAAAAAGCCTGCACCTGCGGCGGCTGCATCTAACGATGAAGACGTTCCTCAAGGTACATTCAGCAGTGATGCAGATGAACAAGCGGCTTATCAAAATGCCGTAGACCTAATTCTGAAGAAACGTGACTACGCTGGTGCGATAGCCGCCTTCCAACAATTCCAAAAAGATTATCCAAACTCGAACTTTGCACCAAATGCGCATTATTGGTTGGGGCAACTGTATTTCGCTAAGAAACAAGATAAAGAAGCTGCGACCAGTTTTGCTGCAGTAGTTTCTTACAAAGAATCTAACAAGCGAGCAGATGCTTTAGTGAAGTTAGGCGATATTGCTAAACGAAACAATAATGAAGCCCAAGCTAAAAAGTACTATCAACAAGTAGTTGATGAATACCCAACCAGTGCTTCAGCGAAAGTCGCCAGTGAAAATCTGAAGTAA
- a CDS encoding site-specific integrase: MASPIKNKNGVWTTRLVVPKELRPIIGKSELKRSLGTKEEREARLSHPTVLAEFQAEIERARRKLESDSRLTDGVIDAIIFEWKQATAKHFYGIHGAINPFIMKSGEFIEENNLPVLDALDDIENFKLRQRYNEINGISVDPERKAKRLREIYSQLERLIGEYFTSSLAGYNVEPDLDSQQYRKLLAKFALAYVDMTRSAVKKQVSDIDLASHGVHLESIDKLQPVDMAGTSFEEVWEEYKQSTLRRESTKGETRIRDYSSAIERFLKMYPNKMISSFSKRDLATFRNMLESLPTQVKKDIKALSLEEQVAKAQELGLKLISQAGVRKQMNAISAVFTYAVRQDYIQNNPVHGVVSDIKKTGGDPTGKDYTPEEIRSIFSSKLFHDDYRPSKADYGEAPYWLPIMLYYTGARAEELAQLYIDDISLGSDIPFIQISEDREDQSVKTGERRQVPIHQHLLELGFAEYVNSLPQDGRLFPKLNKSKNTKYHSKVSLWFGKYIADELGINRANLKPFHAFRHTFITICRVKNVRIDVQKSVTGHSQGDVASQYGSYGLNLKNEVVQQIPRCFDS; encoded by the coding sequence ATGGCTTCACCAATCAAAAATAAAAATGGCGTTTGGACTACTCGCTTGGTTGTTCCTAAAGAACTTCGTCCCATCATCGGTAAAAGTGAACTGAAACGCTCCCTCGGTACGAAAGAAGAGCGTGAGGCTCGTTTAAGTCATCCGACTGTTTTAGCTGAGTTTCAAGCGGAAATTGAACGCGCCCGAAGAAAGTTAGAGAGTGATTCTCGACTTACTGATGGTGTTATTGATGCAATTATTTTTGAGTGGAAACAGGCAACGGCCAAACATTTCTATGGCATCCACGGTGCGATTAACCCTTTCATTATGAAGAGCGGAGAATTTATCGAAGAAAATAATCTTCCGGTGCTTGATGCTCTCGATGATATCGAAAATTTTAAGCTTAGGCAGCGGTATAACGAAATTAACGGCATCAGTGTTGATCCTGAACGTAAAGCCAAACGACTTCGCGAAATTTATAGTCAGTTAGAACGACTGATTGGTGAGTATTTTACCTCATCACTTGCAGGCTATAATGTAGAACCTGATTTAGACAGTCAGCAATACCGAAAGTTATTAGCTAAGTTTGCACTAGCATATGTCGATATGACGCGCAGTGCAGTTAAAAAGCAAGTCTCAGATATTGATTTAGCATCACACGGGGTACATCTTGAGAGTATTGATAAACTACAACCAGTAGATATGGCGGGTACATCTTTCGAAGAAGTTTGGGAAGAGTATAAACAGTCAACTTTACGTAGAGAATCAACTAAAGGTGAGACCCGGATTCGAGATTATTCTTCGGCTATCGAACGATTTTTGAAAATGTATCCCAATAAAATGATATCAAGTTTCTCTAAGCGCGATTTGGCGACATTTAGAAATATGCTTGAATCACTTCCAACTCAAGTCAAAAAAGATATCAAAGCGTTAAGTCTTGAAGAGCAGGTCGCCAAAGCTCAAGAACTTGGACTCAAGCTGATATCACAAGCCGGTGTTCGTAAACAGATGAATGCTATTTCAGCTGTATTTACCTATGCAGTACGGCAGGACTATATACAGAATAATCCCGTTCATGGCGTTGTTTCAGATATTAAGAAAACTGGCGGAGACCCTACCGGGAAAGATTATACACCAGAAGAAATACGTTCGATATTTAGCTCAAAGCTCTTTCATGATGATTATCGTCCCTCTAAAGCTGACTATGGCGAAGCACCTTATTGGTTACCCATTATGCTGTATTACACCGGAGCAAGGGCAGAGGAGCTCGCACAGCTCTATATTGATGATATTTCGTTGGGTTCCGACATCCCGTTTATCCAGATATCAGAAGATAGGGAAGACCAATCCGTCAAAACGGGTGAGCGACGCCAAGTGCCAATTCATCAACACTTGCTTGAATTGGGTTTTGCTGAATATGTTAACTCGTTGCCTCAAGACGGCAGGTTGTTCCCTAAACTGAACAAATCGAAAAATACTAAGTACCACTCGAAGGTTAGCCTTTGGTTTGGGAAATATATTGCAGATGAGCTGGGCATTAACCGAGCGAACCTTAAGCCATTCCATGCTTTCCGCCATACGTTCATTACAATCTGTCGCGTGAAGAATGTGCGCATTGATGTGCAAAAATCGGTAACGGGCCATTCTCAAGGCGATGTGGCTAGCCAGTATGGTTCTTATGGGCTGAATTTGAAGAACGAGGTTGTGCAGCAGATTCCGAGGTGTTTTGACAGTTAG
- a CDS encoding hybrid sensor histidine kinase/response regulator, with amino-acid sequence MEIRSSLKRKSMFALIVYLCFFLATIGSLTYLAVDSPFRKELKQYLDLRAELLSSQVLDPLNRSVGVLQSIVSIAQASESQEEASRMLRSIFSTVDDVVISGGIWPKPFSVDPYIKYKGLFFNRATDGKVDQLHSWNNPESGGYDSEVWYVAGMEEPSGSIFWSPVYVDSFTQIQMITVTSPYYVNGEFSGVATVDLSLQSLTALISLHAERYQLGVSLRDSYGSTITEHNFRLRDGAYVSKYAFGDFNWKLDVVNSHRLVDDDVFDLVMSVEKGILPLLLFCLMLGYYLINRYLINPIVVIAQKVDDSKEGGIIDVPYHSQDEIRYLIDTFNQKTVYLEAEKIKAQASTKSKSIFLATLSHEIRTPMNGVLGMAQILLRGDLKPQQRKQLKSLYESGEHMMSLLNEMLDFSKFEQGHMELDNSKFPLEFIIGSVTSVYSSLCHEKGLQFKVYSEVPANRWYFSDKARIRQILFNLLNNAVKFTSRGFVEVFFSEVKLDGQLYLSIRVRDTGIGIEKAAQEKIFRPFEQAESSTTRRFGGTGLGLAIVKQIAELMEGTVSVNSKVDIGTSFQVNLKIDVCEPELVESNHSRHLSYSGLKVLIVEDNRTNTMIIETFMKNKGFECECVENGELAIQAVANGQFDLILMDNHMPVKDGVEAIHSIRQLEGPQSQVLILGCTADVFKDTRESLLSAGADSIVAKPINAGELDDALYKHINKLYQYHSEMPKLAFSGSAEELLVKLYIAIENKAVGEALDIVELLEHSLELPSDSQLVKALTSVKSHLEEGEIPPKESIDLVTILLSDY; translated from the coding sequence ATGGAAATACGTTCATCATTAAAGCGCAAGAGCATGTTCGCTCTCATCGTGTATTTGTGCTTTTTCCTGGCCACAATTGGCTCGTTGACCTACTTGGCTGTGGATTCCCCTTTCAGAAAAGAGTTGAAGCAGTATTTAGACTTGCGTGCTGAGCTTCTTTCGTCGCAAGTTTTAGACCCTCTCAATCGCTCGGTGGGCGTTCTTCAAAGTATAGTTAGTATTGCTCAAGCATCAGAAAGCCAAGAAGAGGCTTCGCGCATGCTACGTTCGATATTTTCTACTGTCGATGACGTTGTCATCAGCGGTGGTATTTGGCCTAAGCCGTTCAGTGTTGACCCTTATATTAAGTACAAAGGCTTGTTCTTTAACAGAGCCACAGATGGCAAAGTCGACCAGCTCCATTCTTGGAATAATCCAGAATCAGGCGGATATGACAGCGAAGTTTGGTATGTGGCAGGAATGGAAGAACCAAGCGGTAGCATATTTTGGTCTCCTGTTTATGTGGATTCATTCACTCAGATCCAAATGATCACAGTGACTTCGCCGTATTATGTAAACGGTGAATTTTCTGGGGTAGCCACGGTTGATCTTTCTTTACAAAGTTTGACTGCACTGATTTCACTTCACGCAGAGAGATACCAACTGGGTGTTTCGCTGCGAGACTCATACGGTTCAACCATTACAGAGCATAATTTCCGGTTGCGAGATGGTGCGTATGTCAGTAAATACGCCTTTGGTGACTTTAACTGGAAGCTTGATGTAGTGAACTCGCATCGCTTGGTCGACGATGATGTGTTTGACTTAGTGATGAGTGTCGAGAAGGGGATCTTGCCGCTACTACTTTTCTGTCTGATGTTGGGTTACTACTTAATTAATCGCTACCTGATTAACCCAATTGTGGTGATTGCACAAAAAGTCGATGATTCAAAAGAGGGTGGCATCATTGATGTTCCTTACCACAGTCAGGATGAGATTCGTTATTTGATTGATACCTTCAATCAAAAGACTGTGTATTTGGAAGCGGAGAAAATCAAAGCGCAAGCCTCGACAAAATCTAAAAGTATTTTCCTTGCTACGCTGTCTCATGAGATTCGCACGCCAATGAACGGCGTTCTCGGTATGGCTCAGATACTACTGCGAGGGGACTTAAAACCTCAGCAACGTAAACAGTTGAAAAGCCTGTATGAGTCTGGCGAACACATGATGTCACTGCTTAATGAGATGCTCGATTTCTCTAAATTCGAACAAGGGCACATGGAGCTTGATAACAGCAAGTTTCCACTTGAATTTATTATTGGCAGTGTCACCAGTGTTTACTCCTCCCTTTGCCATGAGAAAGGTTTGCAATTTAAGGTCTACTCAGAAGTACCTGCAAATCGCTGGTACTTTTCCGATAAGGCGAGAATTCGTCAGATTTTGTTTAACTTATTAAACAATGCGGTGAAATTTACCTCGCGTGGTTTCGTGGAAGTGTTTTTCAGCGAAGTGAAGCTCGACGGTCAGCTCTATCTGAGTATCAGAGTCCGTGACACTGGTATTGGCATCGAGAAGGCGGCTCAGGAGAAAATATTCCGACCATTTGAACAGGCCGAATCTTCAACCACCCGACGTTTCGGTGGCACAGGCCTAGGCTTAGCGATTGTTAAGCAGATCGCTGAACTTATGGAAGGAACGGTTTCCGTTAACAGTAAGGTGGATATTGGCACCAGTTTTCAAGTGAATCTGAAGATTGACGTTTGTGAGCCTGAATTGGTCGAGAGTAATCACTCACGTCATTTAAGCTATTCTGGATTGAAGGTATTGATAGTGGAAGACAACCGCACCAACACCATGATCATCGAAACGTTTATGAAAAATAAAGGTTTTGAATGTGAATGTGTCGAAAATGGTGAGCTTGCAATACAAGCAGTTGCGAATGGGCAATTTGACCTCATTCTTATGGATAACCACATGCCCGTCAAAGACGGCGTTGAAGCTATACATTCAATCCGCCAACTGGAAGGCCCTCAATCTCAAGTTCTGATCCTCGGCTGTACTGCAGATGTGTTTAAAGACACAAGAGAAAGCCTGTTGAGTGCCGGAGCAGACTCGATAGTCGCGAAACCTATCAATGCAGGTGAGCTGGATGATGCTCTCTATAAGCACATTAACAAGCTTTACCAGTACCACTCAGAAATGCCTAAGCTGGCTTTTAGTGGCAGCGCTGAGGAGTTGTTAGTCAAACTCTATATCGCCATCGAAAATAAAGCCGTCGGTGAAGCGTTAGACATAGTTGAGTTATTAGAACATTCCTTGGAACTGCCTAGTGACAGCCAATTGGTCAAAGCGCTGACATCTGTAAAATCTCATCTAGAAGAAGGTGAGATACCTCCTAAAGAATCTATCGATTTAGTAACCATATTGCTTTCAGATTATTAG
- a CDS encoding L-alanine exporter AlaE: MKARGPFCIRHAAADTFAMVVFCFVSGMIIEIFISQMTFEQSLASRTLSIPVNIAIAWPYGVFRDFMLRQGRRISETSLMKNVSDLVAYVLFQSPVYAAILYTVGASTDQIMTAVASNAVVSCGMGVIYGYFLDMCRRWFKVPGYYRAM; encoded by the coding sequence ATGAAAGCTCGTGGCCCTTTTTGTATACGTCATGCTGCTGCGGACACTTTTGCAATGGTTGTTTTCTGCTTTGTATCGGGGATGATTATTGAAATATTTATCTCTCAGATGACATTTGAGCAGTCACTAGCGTCGCGAACTCTTTCTATTCCCGTAAATATCGCCATCGCTTGGCCATACGGCGTATTTAGAGATTTTATGCTGAGACAAGGCCGACGTATTTCAGAAACCAGTTTGATGAAAAACGTGTCAGATCTCGTGGCTTATGTGCTTTTCCAATCACCGGTATATGCTGCCATCCTATACACAGTTGGTGCTTCAACAGACCAAATCATGACAGCCGTTGCGAGTAACGCTGTAGTTTCTTGTGGAATGGGCGTGATTTATGGCTACTTCCTCGATATGTGTCGTCGTTGGTTTAAAGTGCCTGGCTATTACCGTGCGATGTGA
- a CDS encoding UPF0149 family protein — MLTLHDILTQPEFEDKLLNEAKSRGFVAAMACAPNILPPQEWLPFLWGGEEVAPFSDGEQLETYIQHIIDMWNQYRSSFLEGTWVWPEGYDLDEEEIVTDSVRDFCEGVLQGWQLARDDWEVLMPEESQDNALLGGVLLSLSMLYDPETALTTLNEQGMEGLDQFEEIYAAIPVMLCGLTQRGVALAEAQ; from the coding sequence ATTTTGACCTTACACGATATCCTTACCCAACCTGAATTTGAAGATAAGTTGCTTAACGAAGCTAAGTCACGTGGCTTTGTTGCTGCGATGGCCTGTGCGCCAAACATTCTTCCTCCGCAGGAATGGTTACCTTTCCTTTGGGGGGGCGAAGAAGTCGCACCTTTTAGTGATGGTGAGCAACTAGAAACTTACATCCAACATATTATTGATATGTGGAACCAATATCGCTCTTCATTTTTAGAAGGTACTTGGGTTTGGCCTGAAGGTTATGACCTTGACGAAGAAGAAATCGTTACCGATTCAGTACGTGATTTCTGTGAAGGTGTATTGCAGGGTTGGCAGCTTGCCCGCGATGACTGGGAAGTGCTAATGCCAGAAGAGAGCCAAGATAATGCCCTACTGGGCGGCGTTCTTCTTTCTCTCAGCATGCTTTACGATCCAGAGACAGCGCTGACGACTTTAAATGAACAAGGTATGGAAGGCTTAGATCAGTTTGAAGAGATCTACGCAGCGATTCCGGTCATGCTATGTGGCTTAACTCAGCGCGGTGTTGCTCTCGCTGAAGCACAGTAG
- the pal gene encoding peptidoglycan-associated lipoprotein Pal translates to MQLNKVLKGLLIALPVLAVTACSSSDDAASNAGSETTNQSTSGSANQVDTTVVSPMDQNGQLSEQELKEQALRETSTIYFAFDNATIAGDYEEMLAAHAAYLSKMPSLKVTIEGHADERGTPEYNIALGERRAQAVAKYLEALGVQADQISIVSYGEEKPLLLGQSDEVYAKNRRAVLVY, encoded by the coding sequence ATGCAACTTAATAAAGTTCTTAAAGGGCTACTAATTGCGCTACCAGTACTAGCAGTGACAGCTTGTAGTTCAAGCGATGACGCAGCAAGCAACGCTGGTTCAGAAACAACTAACCAATCAACTTCAGGTTCAGCTAACCAAGTTGACACAACTGTTGTTTCTCCAATGGATCAAAACGGTCAGCTTTCTGAGCAAGAGCTTAAAGAGCAAGCTCTACGTGAAACTTCAACAATTTACTTCGCATTCGATAACGCAACTATCGCTGGTGACTACGAAGAAATGCTAGCGGCTCACGCAGCTTACCTAAGCAAAATGCCAAGCCTTAAAGTAACTATCGAAGGTCACGCTGATGAGCGTGGTACTCCAGAGTACAACATCGCACTTGGTGAGCGTCGTGCACAAGCAGTAGCTAAATACCTAGAAGCACTAGGTGTTCAAGCTGACCAAATCTCTATCGTTAGCTACGGTGAAGAGAAGCCTCTTCTTCTTGGCCAATCTGACGAAGTATATGCTAAGAACCGCCGCGCAGTTCTAGTATACTAA
- the nadA gene encoding quinolinate synthase NadA, giving the protein MSHILDKIDTVYPFPPKPTPLSAEEKQTYLASIKELLKEKDAVLIAHYYTDPEIQALAEETGGFVGDSLEMAKFGNRHPASTLIIAGVRFMGESAKILTPEKRILMPTLEAECSLDLGCPADKFSEFCDAHPDHTVVVYANTSAAVKARADWVVTSSIALEIVEQLESEDKKIIWGPDRHLGSYIANKTGADMLLWQGECVVHDEFSADALKKMKSLYPEAAILVHPESPSSVVELADAVGSTSQLIKAAKELPHQKMIVATDKGIFFKMQQLVPEKELIEAPTAGAGATCRSCAHCPWMAMNGLKAIEKALKDGGSGHEIFVDEDLRVKSLIPLNRMLDFAEQLNIKVKGNA; this is encoded by the coding sequence ATGAGCCATATATTAGATAAAATCGATACGGTTTACCCATTCCCTCCAAAACCGACTCCATTGTCGGCGGAAGAGAAGCAAACCTACCTTGCGAGTATTAAAGAGCTGCTAAAAGAGAAAGACGCAGTTTTAATCGCGCATTACTACACTGACCCAGAAATCCAAGCCCTTGCAGAAGAAACAGGCGGTTTTGTTGGTGATTCTCTGGAGATGGCAAAGTTTGGTAACCGCCATCCAGCAAGCACATTGATTATCGCTGGCGTACGTTTCATGGGCGAGTCTGCGAAGATTCTTACCCCAGAAAAACGTATTTTAATGCCAACGCTAGAAGCAGAATGCTCGCTTGATCTAGGCTGTCCTGCTGACAAGTTTTCCGAGTTTTGCGATGCGCACCCAGACCATACTGTGGTTGTATACGCGAACACTTCCGCTGCTGTAAAAGCGCGAGCTGATTGGGTAGTGACGTCGAGTATTGCACTTGAGATCGTAGAGCAACTTGAATCAGAAGATAAGAAAATCATCTGGGGACCAGATCGCCATCTTGGCTCTTATATCGCCAACAAAACCGGCGCAGATATGCTGCTTTGGCAAGGCGAGTGTGTGGTACACGATGAGTTTTCAGCAGATGCACTGAAGAAGATGAAAAGCCTTTATCCTGAGGCGGCAATTTTGGTGCACCCAGAATCACCTTCAAGTGTTGTTGAACTGGCGGACGCAGTAGGCTCTACCAGTCAGTTGATCAAAGCTGCCAAAGAACTCCCTCATCAGAAAATGATTGTCGCAACAGACAAAGGCATTTTCTTCAAGATGCAGCAGTTGGTTCCTGAGAAAGAACTGATCGAAGCGCCAACAGCAGGTGCAGGTGCGACTTGCCGCAGTTGTGCGCATTGTCCTTGGATGGCAATGAACGGCTTAAAAGCGATTGAAAAAGCGTTAAAAGATGGTGGCAGCGGACACGAAATTTTTGTTGATGAAGATTTACGTGTTAAGTCTTTGATCCCACTAAATCGTATGTTGGATTTCGCAGAGCAGCTTAATATCAAGGTAAAAGGTAACGCTTAA
- the tolB gene encoding Tol-Pal system beta propeller repeat protein TolB has protein sequence MFKRLILGCVLVITSSLQFANAALELVITDGINSARPIAIVPFKWEGSAPLPQDVSAVISSDLQRSGKFSPIPTSKMPQTPYTETQVKFDAWTSIGVDALLTGSITQNAEGNYVINYQLVDVVRGQLTQGQGKALSSDGQLVLSKDHVLFNKVATVPAKRLREYAHRISDLVYEQLTGEKGAFLTRIAYVVVNDKDPYPYQLRVADYDGYNERLVLRSKQPLMSPSWSPDGKTLAYVSFQNGQAEIYLMNIYTGTREKVTSYPRHNGAPKFSPDGKQLALVLSKTGSLQVYTLDLASRKLTQITSGRSNNTEPFWHPNGESLIFTSDRGGKPQIYQVNLSDRATTRLTWQGSQNLGGQITPDGRFLVMVNRSNSGFNLAKQDLETGSVQVLTKTLLDESPSIAPNGGMVIYSSIYNKTNVLSMVSIDGRFKARLPATNGRVRAPAWSPFL, from the coding sequence GTGTTTAAGCGATTGATTTTAGGATGTGTACTTGTCATCACAAGTAGTCTGCAATTTGCCAATGCAGCGTTGGAGCTGGTTATTACCGATGGTATTAACTCTGCGCGCCCAATTGCCATTGTTCCATTCAAATGGGAAGGTTCCGCTCCGTTACCACAAGACGTTTCGGCTGTTATTTCATCAGACCTACAAAGAAGTGGGAAATTCAGCCCAATTCCTACAAGCAAAATGCCGCAAACTCCGTACACTGAAACACAAGTGAAATTTGATGCTTGGACCAGTATCGGTGTCGATGCGCTGCTTACAGGAAGCATTACGCAAAATGCTGAAGGTAACTATGTTATCAATTATCAACTAGTAGACGTTGTACGTGGGCAACTGACTCAAGGGCAAGGTAAAGCGCTGAGTTCTGATGGCCAGTTGGTTCTTTCTAAAGATCATGTACTGTTCAACAAGGTTGCGACCGTACCTGCGAAGCGACTACGTGAATACGCGCATAGAATTTCAGATCTTGTTTACGAACAACTCACCGGAGAAAAAGGTGCGTTTTTAACTCGTATTGCTTATGTGGTCGTGAACGATAAAGATCCGTACCCATATCAGTTACGTGTTGCAGATTACGACGGTTACAACGAAAGACTGGTTCTTCGTTCTAAGCAGCCTCTTATGTCGCCTTCATGGTCACCGGATGGCAAAACACTGGCTTACGTTAGCTTCCAAAATGGTCAGGCAGAAATTTATCTGATGAACATTTACACCGGAACTCGTGAAAAAGTGACGTCATACCCACGTCATAATGGGGCACCAAAATTTTCTCCTGACGGAAAACAGTTGGCGTTAGTACTGTCTAAAACAGGCAGTCTACAAGTGTATACCTTGGACTTAGCTTCCCGTAAGCTGACGCAAATAACGAGTGGTCGCTCAAATAACACGGAGCCATTTTGGCATCCGAATGGTGAATCGCTCATATTTACATCAGATCGGGGTGGTAAACCACAGATATATCAAGTAAATTTGTCAGACCGTGCAACGACGCGTTTGACTTGGCAGGGCAGCCAAAATTTAGGCGGTCAGATTACTCCGGATGGTCGATTCCTCGTTATGGTGAATCGTTCAAACTCTGGCTTTAACCTGGCAAAACAAGATTTGGAAACGGGATCAGTACAAGTTCTTACAAAAACTTTGCTTGATGAGTCTCCAAGTATTGCGCCGAATGGTGGTATGGTTATATACAGTTCCATCTACAACAAGACCAACGTATTGTCGATGGTCTCAATAGACGGAAGATTTAAAGCTAGATTACCGGCAACCAACGGACGTGTACGCGCTCCTGCCTGGTCTCCGTTCTTATAG